DNA sequence from the Coffea arabica cultivar ET-39 chromosome 11c, Coffea Arabica ET-39 HiFi, whole genome shotgun sequence genome:
GTCAATCAGAATTCCCATCCTTCTCATGTCAAAGCCACCCTTTATAGTAGGGTCTACAATATCCTTCATCTGAGATGCTCTTTCATCAGTTCCCTTAATGTTTTCCTTTACCCAAGTGACCAGCCTTCTTGGCTCCACCACATTGCTCTCATCATTGGCATGGTTCCCAGTGGATCTCCGTCCTGTTATCATTTCCAGCACAACAATTCCATAGCTATAAACGTCAACTTTTGAGGTGATGGGGAGATTAAACACCCACTCAGGTGCCATGTATCCTCTAGTTCCTCTAATCTTGGAGAACATTGAATTGTCAATGGCACTTCTATTCAATAATTTAGAGAGCCCAAAATCTGCTACCTTTGGCTGATAATCAGAGTTCAAAAGTATGTTCTGGGGCTTCACATCACAATGCAAAACCCATTCTAAGCACTCTTCATGCAAGTAAGCAAGTCCCTTTGCTGTACCAAGAGCAATTTCATACTTCTTTTTCCAATCAAGTTTATCTGAATAAAGATTTTTCGCTAGTGAACCATGCTCCATGTATTCATACACCAAAAGCCTATGTTTCCCCTCAGCACAGTATCCCCAAATTTCTATCAAATTCATGTGGTTGAGCCTCCCAATTGTACGTATTTCTGCGAGAAATTCTGCTTCTCCCTGGATGGCTTCCTTGAGATATTTGATGGCAGCAACTCTACTATCTGAAAGCACACCTTTATATACAACACCACTTCCTCCGCGTCCTATTTCTTCGCTGAAATTCCTTGATGCCTTCTTCAGCTCAGCATAGGTGAATTTCCTGAATCCAGTTGCAACCTGAAGGTAACCTTGAATTCTTGCAATGGATCGCCATTGGGTTttaaacaagtaagtgagtaagCAGATGATCTCAAAAGCTCCAACTGCCAAAGTACACCAAAGATAGGACTTCACTCGATCTTGTTTTATCTTGTTATAGGGTCTGTCTATTGGTGTGACTTGGTCTTTGCACTCTAAACTAAAATCTTGGTCAGAGTTCTGCAATGTGGTAACATTAAGCGCAGGCAATCTTATGTAAATAGGATCCTGAAAATTCTGTGAACGATACCCATTGAACAAAATAGTCTTTGGGAAACAACTATAGTAGCCCATTGTTAGATCAAATTTGTACTGAAACCCTTTGCATTCACAGTAATTCAGGCATAAACTTTTACAACTCTCCAAGGAGGAATTAGGAAAGTAGCCAATATCATATCCATAATATTCGACATGGAGGAGTTGAATAAAACCTGAAGCACTTTCATTAGTGCAAGAGACTTGGAAATCAGGCTCACATCCATAAGACCAATCCATCTGATTTATCATCCTGTATCCTGGAATACAGATGCATTTTCTTCCAACCTCAGGATCATAGATACATAAACTGTTGGTGCCACAAATACCATGGATCTTGCACGGTTCAGAATTGTGTACCCATGTAACTCGCCAACTTCCATTAGCTTTATCTAGACTGTGGACCCGAAGGCTGCCATCAACGTCAAGAACCAATCTTCTCAATGGTCCAATGCCATGATCAGATGTATAAAATTGCAGCAGATCAGATGACTGAAAATAGCCAGATTCATCTAACACAGCAATCTTACTACCATTAAAAGATGATCTCCCAGCATCCCAAATATTTAACCATGGATCAGGCCAGTATACAGTAGTTATTTCAGGACCCTCGTACCGAAGATGTAGGACACTATCACTATCAAAGTACAACTTGTAAAAACCAGAAGAATAATTGGTTGTGCTTCTGGAAGATACAAGAATTGTCTCACTAGTAAACAACTGCCCTGGAAGAAGTGTATTGGTTGGGAAGTCAAAACTTTGCCAAAGGAATTCACCATCAGAAGTGCTGAGAACAAGATTGCCATTCTCTTGAAGTTTCAATTGGACAGAAGAGTTTGATTTTGTATTACTTGTCCAAACACTGAACTGTCCTGCATCTGTCAATAACAGATTCCCTGAATCCTGCAGAGAGAGCCCAGAATGTTTTCCATTGACAGGTTGATTTCGATTGGCCATCCAAACAACTGTGTAGTTTCCATCCTGTGCCTCGGTGAACCATATCGAGAAGCAATAAGAATTTTCACCAACAATGAGAAATCCAGAAGTGAAAATCCCATCTGGGCTTGAAATTAGAACATCCTGTGTAGAAAGCAATGAGCCTTTCGTTAAAGTAGTATAGGTTGTGGAGGAAGATGGAATAGGCATTGACAGGAATAAGGAAGAAAGGAGAATTGGAAGTAGGACAGCCATGGCATGTCAACGACTTGATTATTCCAATTCTGGAGTTGAATTGGCTTAAACAAAATGCCATCTATACACACTATCCATCATTTGAAAAGTGACAACATGCACACTGACCTAGTCAACCGCAGTACATGATCCTCTGTCCATTTTTCCTATCTAATGTAAAACTATGTAGTAACATTAAATGCATGTTTAGGAGGTGTTTGGTAAATaagtttcaaattcaataatACCCTAATTGTACCATAGTCTTTTACTTTGGAATTTCACGCTGCATGATTCAGATAAGAATATGCAAGCATTTGAGGACAAGATCCTTGAATTTTTTAGAGTTGCAGTTACGTGCAGTCATGTTAATTCAAAAAGTAGGCCGTCCATgttaaaattgaatttgaaactcatTTACCAAACACTCCCTAAATATGCATTCAATGCTATACGTCACATCAGCAGTATTAATAAGTGGAACTACATCGTTTTGCATTGAACAAGAAAAATGGACATATGTAATGGAGAGAGAATCTCATCTGGGCAAATAGTTGACTAAattacaagtataataattaaCATTTTTAAATTAACCATCGAAAAAGTCATTCTTTTTACCATTCATATGGCAGAAAGGTTCTATGGTGCAAAATCACAGTAATAAAATATGGCAAAAATTGAATCATAAACTTATTAATCTATTTTAAATGATATACTGATTTTGACATAATTACTTTTATAGTCTGGTCAAATTGCATACCCCTAATAAAAATTGTAAATATATTGGGTAGCGTTTGACAAGccattaaaacaaaatttgaatttctaaACTCTTGTTTTAATTCTGACaatgtttaattttcttttgatttaatCATAGCGCTCGTTCTTTTGAAAGCTAAGCAATACTCGTGACTAGATCTTATATTTTGTACTTGCCcaagattttctttttcttgtaaaaatttatttgtttattggtataaattttaaaactatggaagaaagaaaattaaagatATAAACTAGTAATTAATTTCATATGTATCGTTCATGTAAATAAAGAAATTTGCTAAACACATTAAAAAAGCAATAAAGAGTTAATAGGTATAGATAGTAGTATTTTGAAAATGAATAATTAACAGAGATTTCCTTTTGTTGCAATGGTTAATTTGCACAATTTGTGGTTCACTTTATTTCACCTGTAAGCTGTAAATAACCATATAAACTTCTTATTCACAAAACAATTTTATAACTATATGTTActtatgttttgagaaaatataGTTTAACCCAAAAGATATCTTGCAATATTTTGGGTTCATTTAAGAAACTATACCTATTTTACTTAGAATAATTATAACGCAATATATCTTTTTCCTCTCATGTTTTGCTTAATATATTATGAAAAAATATTGATGTGCATGAGTTTAGATGTTTAGAtgcataaaataaataatagaagaaaCAACTAAAATTGGTGACTGAACTAAACCAAAATGGAAAATATTACATTGCCGTTGGGGTATAATAATTTTCATTCTGTGTGACTTTACCATTTCAATcaataataatttattaatttattgagTGTACTTACAATTCAAAGAAACACTCATTTAATTAGctaaatttttgttttcttttataaaaGTATGAATTATTCTATTAATAAAAGGAGGCTAAAAGTCTATTGATTTGCAATTATAATTTAATTCTATTAATGTCTTTAATGTACATACGTACGTGATATCATTTTTCTATTATCAAATGGTccaaaagatttagaaatatTAAATGATGGATGTTCACTTTCATTTTATTAAATGCATacaataaatcaaattaataatattatgtatataaatGATAAGAAAGTCATCTTCTAATAAATAAACACAAAGGTTTGCTACATATCTCATTATTAAACGATGACTTTCTTATAATGAACAAACACAAAGTCTTGTTACATATCTCACTTTTAAATTATGACTTTCATATAATAAACATGTTAGGATCCAGGCGCGGAACAAataactattgagatatcaagtgcacaacaatttaatgaggaACAAGCCACAAACATGAAAGATAAatgacacacaatatttaacgtggttcggctTCACCATTGAGTCTACGTCCATGGAAAGAAacttgttctttattatgagaggaaaatctTATACAAAAAATACAACTTGAACCCAAGTCCAACTCTTGTATAtcatctctcatctcccaagaaccctctctcacaccccatgtataaggctacatgatgCCCCTTGTGTCTCCTTGTATGTCTCTATtgtgtagtatgccaacccacctatttatagagaacattactgccaaaaatcaaataacaattggaaaccaatactatttcctaaactcatatagagtagAAAATAGTATCTAATTCTATCTAAATAGGGTtttacttgactactacttcaagtaactaaatccaattagaaaactagttatTTCCCACACCAAATAGGAATcttgactaaaagaaattaagccaatttcctaacacttgttaggatccaaacacggaacaaacaactattgagatatcaagtgcacaacaatttaatgaggaacaagtcacaagcatgaaagataaacaacacacaatatttaacgtggttcaACTCCACCATTGACTCTATGTCCACGGAGAAAAACCTGTTCTTCATTATAAGAGGAAAACCCTATACGAGAATACAAGTTGAACTCAAACCCAACTCTTGTATACCATCTTTCATCTCCCAAAAACCCTTTCtcacaccccatgtataaggctatATGATGCCCCTTGTGTCTCCTTGTGTTTCTCTTTGTGTGTCTTtgtgtagtatgccaacccacctatttatagagaacattattgtcaaaaaaatcaaataacaattgaaaaccaatactatttcctaaactcatatagagtagAAAATAGTATCTAATTCTAGTTAAATAGGGCTTTTTGTATGAAAGTG
Encoded proteins:
- the LOC113716665 gene encoding putative receptor protein kinase ZmPK1; translated protein: MPIPSSSTTYTTLTKGSLLSTQDVLISSPDGIFTSGFLIVGENSYCFSIWFTEAQDGNYTVVWMANRNQPVNGKHSGLSLQDSGNLLLTDAGQFSVWTSNTKSNSSVQLKLQENGNLVLSTSDGEFLWQSFDFPTNTLLPGQLFTSETILVSSRSTTNYSSGFYKLYFDSDSVLHLRYEGPEITTVYWPDPWLNIWDAGRSSFNGSKIAVLDESGYFQSSDLLQFYTSDHGIGPLRRLVLDVDGSLRVHSLDKANGSWRVTWVHNSEPCKIHGICGTNSLCIYDPEVGRKCICIPGYRMINQMDWSYGCEPDFQVSCTNESASGFIQLLHVEYYGYDIGYFPNSSLESCKSLCLNYCECKGFQYKFDLTMGYYSCFPKTILFNGYRSQNFQDPIYIRLPALNVTTLQNSDQDFSLECKDQVTPIDRPYNKIKQDRVKSYLWCTLAVGAFEIICLLTYLFKTQWRSIARIQGYLQVATGFRKFTYAELKKASRNFSEEIGRGGSGVVYKGVLSDSRVAAIKYLKEAIQGEAEFLAEIRTIGRLNHMNLIEIWGYCAEGKHRLLVYEYMEHGSLAKNLYSDKLDWKKKYEIALGTAKGLAYLHEECLEWVLHCDVKPQNILLNSDYQPKVADFGLSKLLNRSAIDNSMFSKIRGTRGYMAPEWVFNLPITSKVDVYSYGIVVLEMITGRRSTGNHANDESNVVEPRRLVTWVKENIKGTDERASQMKDIVDPTIKGGFDMRRMGILIDVALKCAEEDKDARPTMRQVVDMLLHQDCNE